The Rubricoccus marinus nucleotide sequence AGACGCTCGGCGTGGAATCGGACGTGGGCGGACTCGTCGCGCAGGATCTGGGTGCAGAGCGCCCGCGTCACCGGGCACTCGGTGGCGTCGCGCAAGGCGGCGTAGTAGGAGAGGGCTACGATTTCGGCGGTCACGAGCACGCGGAGGCACACCTCCAGACCGTCCCCAGACCCGAGCTTGCGGACGATGCGGAAGGCGCCGTCTAGAGGTGTGGTCGTTTTGAGGCGTTCGCCTGCGCCCGTGAGCAGGCGCGCCAACTCGGCCGCGTGCCGGACCTCTTCACCGACGAAGAGGCGCATCGCTTTCGGGTAGTCCACGTCGCCCGTTCGGGCGGCGTATCGGTCCGCGCACAGGCGGAGGTAGCGGCCTTCGGACTGCTCACCCAACTGGAATTCCTGGATAGAGGCGACGATGGCGCGCCGGTCCTCTGGCGTCCATCGGATGGGCTCGTCCCACGGAATGGGGCGGTCGGCGGTGGTGTTGCGCGCGAAGATGTCGCGCCAGTCGGCGGAGGTACGGAGGCGGGGCATGGATCAGGCGGCGAGGTGAGCGAGGGCGCCAGAGGCTGGCGTGTTGGGCACTGGGGCGTTGGAAGCCGAGGCGCCAGAGGCCTGGGCGGCGCTTGAGGGAGCGAGGCCGCCAAAGCGCCTCTGGCGGGAGCGGAAGTCCGCCACGGCGTCGGCGAGCGTCTCGCCGGTCACGTCGGGCCAGGGGAGGGCGAGGAAGAGGAGCTCGGCGTAGGCCAGCTCCCAGAGGAGGAAGTCGCTCAGGCGGCGCTCGCCGCTTGTGCGCACGAAGAGATCGACGGGGCAGGCGTCCACGCCGTCCGGGTGGAGTGCACGTCCGAGCGCGGCCTCCATGTCTTCGCGCGTGACGGCGCACGCCTCTGGCGAGGCCGCGCGTGCGCCAGAGGCGAGGTCGGTTGCGGCGCGGCACAGGGCGTCTCGCGAGGAGTAGTCCAGCGCGAGGCGGAGGTGCAGGCGCGTGCCGTGGCGCGTTTCCCACTCGGCGCGGGCGAGGGCGGAGCGGATCGTGCCGGGCAGCCGGTCGCGGCGGCCGATGGCGGTCAGGCGCACGCCAGAGGCTTTGAGCTCGGGCACCTCGCGGCGGAGGCCGAGGCCGAACAGGCCCATCAAAGCCGTCACCTCGGCGCGTGGGCGCTTCCAGTTGTCTGACGAGAAGGCGTAGAGCGTGAGCGTGGTCACGCCAGAGGCCGGCGCGGCACGCACGACACGGCGCACGGCCTCGACGCCGGCGCGGTGCCCTTCTGTCCGGGGGAGGCCGCGTTGCTCGGCCCATCGGCCGTTGCCGTCCATGACGAGCGCGACGTGGAGTCCTTTGCGAAGAGTGGTTTGCATTTCAAAGTTTGGAGGCGTGAGAGGAATCTGAGATCGGCCTCTGGCGAGAACGCATCGCGCCAGAGGTCCGAGGGGTTAGAAGAGGAAGGGGAAGAGGAGCACAACCGACGCGCTCCAGATCGT carries:
- the uppS gene encoding polyprenyl diphosphate synthase, which gives rise to MQTTLRKGLHVALVMDGNGRWAEQRGLPRTEGHRAGVEAVRRVVRAAPASGVTTLTLYAFSSDNWKRPRAEVTALMGLFGLGLRREVPELKASGVRLTAIGRRDRLPGTIRSALARAEWETRHGTRLHLRLALDYSSRDALCRAATDLASGARAASPEACAVTREDMEAALGRALHPDGVDACPVDLFVRTSGERRLSDFLLWELAYAELLFLALPWPDVTGETLADAVADFRSRQRRFGGLAPSSAAQASGASASNAPVPNTPASGALAHLAA
- a CDS encoding ferritin-like domain-containing protein; protein product: MPRLRTSADWRDIFARNTTADRPIPWDEPIRWTPEDRRAIVASIQEFQLGEQSEGRYLRLCADRYAARTGDVDYPKAMRLFVGEEVRHAAELARLLTGAGERLKTTTPLDGAFRIVRKLGSGDGLEVCLRVLVTAEIVALSYYAALRDATECPVTRALCTQILRDESAHVRFHAERLALFQAARWPLARGIVRAAHRALMAGTTLAVWAGAHRRVFRRAGLSYADVATDTSRALSRRVLRVEADAHAPIPSALPIAA